The following coding sequences lie in one Crassostrea angulata isolate pt1a10 chromosome 10, ASM2561291v2, whole genome shotgun sequence genomic window:
- the LOC128167027 gene encoding phosphatase and actin regulator 1-like isoform X1, which translates to MATESANITGHKYTRQRSNSDPQAIVEALNSENGEKDKKKNGEMKSATLSTTTQHTPPPERKSKFSSIGKIFKPWKWKRKKKSEKIERAAKEIERKISIRSTREELIRKGVLKDVEADQTPRLATIEQQPNSAENSQNVQVEVTVSESNHVNSHAITAEVSSPEVSASECNGTATVETVTMETPPVTTTTQAEITPAPVLTTAQVRPMVFPHLQSSSTPDSAVSNVASEPQPPPPEEEKPMDPPPPPPAEEVSEVAQPKEKDPPEYSDPTGTFQIAPASDWDNSKLPRKSALKGGGQPDSPPATHTPSVQFSHVDTIESPPYEEMIQVSEPKSSPKATPVAAPRPKLKGGFVKFTASDNKENLTDTPVAKQSFTNSHTDKGSKPDYNPADDSSSDDEEIRYRDDEEEDEEEETVSSLAAKVARQDSLARFLRNRPTRIELVEKNIIQEKSSTQKVEDRNAIGSKLIRRLSLRPTQEELEQRNILHTQSIDQAEKDKEEKKRYLIRKLSFRPSIEELKERKIIKFNDYVEWTDAHEYDRRADKPWTRLTPKDKAAIRKELNEFKSKEMAVHEESKHLTRFHRP; encoded by the exons acaagAAAAAGAATGGCGAGATGAAGTCAGCCACACTGAGTACCACCACACAGCACACCCCTCCGCCGGAGAGGAAGAGCAAATTCTCTTCCATCGGCAAAATATTCAAACCCTGGAAATGGAAACGGAAGAAAAAGAGTGAAAAGATCGAAAGGGCAGCAAAAG aaatagaaagaaaaatatctaTCAGATCAACACGAGAAGAATTAATACGCAAAGGTGTGTTAAAAGATGTGGAAGCTGACCAGACGCCCAGGCTGGCAACGATTGAACAACAGCCAAATTCTGCGGAGAATTCCCAGAATGTTCAGGTGGAGGTGACGGTATCCGAATCCAACCATGTCAATTCACATG CCATCACAGCTGAAGTCAGTTCACCAGAAGTGTCAGCCTCAGAGTGTAATGGAACTGCCACAGTAGAAACTGTTACCATGGAGACCCCACCTGTCACTACGACAACCCAAGCAGAAATCACCCCTGCACCAG tGTTGACAACTGCCCAGGTCAGACCTATGGTATTCCCACACCTACAGAGCTCCAGTACCCCTGATTCTGCTGTGTCCAATGTAGCCTCTGAGCCACAACCCCCTCCCCCAGAGGAGGAGAAACCTATGGATCCACCCCCTCCACCTCCCGCGGAAGAAG TTTCAGAGGTGGCACAGCCAAAGGAAAAGGATCCCCCTGAATACAGTGATCCGACTGGAACATTCCAGATAGCACCGGCTTCTGATTGGGACAATTCTAAACTTCCTAGGAAGAGTGCATTAAAAGGGGGAGGTCAGCCCGATTCTCCCCCAGCGACCCATACTCCATCTGTTCAATTTTCACATGTAGATACCATTGAATCACCGCCCTATGAAGAGATGATACAGGTCAGCGAACCAAAGTCCTCACCCAAAGCCACCCCAGTCGCAGCACCCAGGCCAAAACTCAAAGGAGGTTTTGT AAAATTCACAGCCAGTGATAATAAAGAAAACCTAACAGACACACCAGTAGCCAAACAGTCTTTCACAAACAGTCACACAGACAAAGGCTCTAAGCCTGACTATAATCCTGCAGATGACTCCTCTTCAGATGATGAAGAGATTCGTTACCGTGACGATGAGGAGGAGGATGAGGAGGAAGAGACAGTGT CATCACTGGCAGCAAAGGTTGCTCGACAAGATAGTTTAGCACGGTTTCTTAGAAACAGACCAACTCGTATAGAACTGGTGGAGAAAAACATCATTCAGGAAAAGTCTTCTACGCAGAAGGTGGAAGATCGCAATGCCATTGGTAGCAAGCTAATCAG GCGACTGAGTCTACGACCCACACAGGAGGAATTAGAACAAAGAAACATTTTGCACA CTCAGAGTATTGACCAAGCTGAAAAGGACAAAGAGGAAAAGAAAAGATACCTCATAAGGAAG CTAAGCTTTAGACCCAGCATAGAGGAATTGAAGGAGAGGAAGATCATcaagttcaatgactatgtggAGTGGACTGACGCCCACGAATACGATCGACGGGCCGACAAGCCTTGGACTAGACTAACTCCAAAGGACAAA GCTGCCATAAGAAAAGAACTGAATGaatttaaaagtaaagaaatgGCTGTTCATGAGGAGAGCAAACACTTAACAAG ATTTCATCGCCCTTGA
- the LOC128167027 gene encoding phosphatase and actin regulator 1-like isoform X2: protein MTSTGTGLTCSERGLLSQQHKKKNGEMKSATLSTTTQHTPPPERKSKFSSIGKIFKPWKWKRKKKSEKIERAAKEIERKISIRSTREELIRKGVLKDVEADQTPRLATIEQQPNSAENSQNVQVEVTVSESNHVNSHAITAEVSSPEVSASECNGTATVETVTMETPPVTTTTQAEITPAPVLTTAQVRPMVFPHLQSSSTPDSAVSNVASEPQPPPPEEEKPMDPPPPPPAEEVSEVAQPKEKDPPEYSDPTGTFQIAPASDWDNSKLPRKSALKGGGQPDSPPATHTPSVQFSHVDTIESPPYEEMIQVSEPKSSPKATPVAAPRPKLKGGFVKFTASDNKENLTDTPVAKQSFTNSHTDKGSKPDYNPADDSSSDDEEIRYRDDEEEDEEEETVSSLAAKVARQDSLARFLRNRPTRIELVEKNIIQEKSSTQKVEDRNAIGSKLIRRLSLRPTQEELEQRNILHTQSIDQAEKDKEEKKRYLIRKLSFRPSIEELKERKIIKFNDYVEWTDAHEYDRRADKPWTRLTPKDKAAIRKELNEFKSKEMAVHEESKHLTRFHRP, encoded by the exons ATGACAAGTACCGGCACTGGACTAACATGTAGTGAAAGGGGACTATTGTCTCAACAAC acaagAAAAAGAATGGCGAGATGAAGTCAGCCACACTGAGTACCACCACACAGCACACCCCTCCGCCGGAGAGGAAGAGCAAATTCTCTTCCATCGGCAAAATATTCAAACCCTGGAAATGGAAACGGAAGAAAAAGAGTGAAAAGATCGAAAGGGCAGCAAAAG aaatagaaagaaaaatatctaTCAGATCAACACGAGAAGAATTAATACGCAAAGGTGTGTTAAAAGATGTGGAAGCTGACCAGACGCCCAGGCTGGCAACGATTGAACAACAGCCAAATTCTGCGGAGAATTCCCAGAATGTTCAGGTGGAGGTGACGGTATCCGAATCCAACCATGTCAATTCACATG CCATCACAGCTGAAGTCAGTTCACCAGAAGTGTCAGCCTCAGAGTGTAATGGAACTGCCACAGTAGAAACTGTTACCATGGAGACCCCACCTGTCACTACGACAACCCAAGCAGAAATCACCCCTGCACCAG tGTTGACAACTGCCCAGGTCAGACCTATGGTATTCCCACACCTACAGAGCTCCAGTACCCCTGATTCTGCTGTGTCCAATGTAGCCTCTGAGCCACAACCCCCTCCCCCAGAGGAGGAGAAACCTATGGATCCACCCCCTCCACCTCCCGCGGAAGAAG TTTCAGAGGTGGCACAGCCAAAGGAAAAGGATCCCCCTGAATACAGTGATCCGACTGGAACATTCCAGATAGCACCGGCTTCTGATTGGGACAATTCTAAACTTCCTAGGAAGAGTGCATTAAAAGGGGGAGGTCAGCCCGATTCTCCCCCAGCGACCCATACTCCATCTGTTCAATTTTCACATGTAGATACCATTGAATCACCGCCCTATGAAGAGATGATACAGGTCAGCGAACCAAAGTCCTCACCCAAAGCCACCCCAGTCGCAGCACCCAGGCCAAAACTCAAAGGAGGTTTTGT AAAATTCACAGCCAGTGATAATAAAGAAAACCTAACAGACACACCAGTAGCCAAACAGTCTTTCACAAACAGTCACACAGACAAAGGCTCTAAGCCTGACTATAATCCTGCAGATGACTCCTCTTCAGATGATGAAGAGATTCGTTACCGTGACGATGAGGAGGAGGATGAGGAGGAAGAGACAGTGT CATCACTGGCAGCAAAGGTTGCTCGACAAGATAGTTTAGCACGGTTTCTTAGAAACAGACCAACTCGTATAGAACTGGTGGAGAAAAACATCATTCAGGAAAAGTCTTCTACGCAGAAGGTGGAAGATCGCAATGCCATTGGTAGCAAGCTAATCAG GCGACTGAGTCTACGACCCACACAGGAGGAATTAGAACAAAGAAACATTTTGCACA CTCAGAGTATTGACCAAGCTGAAAAGGACAAAGAGGAAAAGAAAAGATACCTCATAAGGAAG CTAAGCTTTAGACCCAGCATAGAGGAATTGAAGGAGAGGAAGATCATcaagttcaatgactatgtggAGTGGACTGACGCCCACGAATACGATCGACGGGCCGACAAGCCTTGGACTAGACTAACTCCAAAGGACAAA GCTGCCATAAGAAAAGAACTGAATGaatttaaaagtaaagaaatgGCTGTTCATGAGGAGAGCAAACACTTAACAAG ATTTCATCGCCCTTGA
- the LOC128167027 gene encoding phosphatase and actin regulator 1-like isoform X4, with product MMRLRRKKKDKKKNGEMKSATLSTTTQHTPPPERKSKFSSIGKIFKPWKWKRKKKSEKIERAAKEIERKISIRSTREELIRKGVLKDVEADQTPRLATIEQQPNSAENSQNVQVEVTVSESNHVNSHAITAEVSSPEVSASECNGTATVETVTMETPPVTTTTQAEITPAPVLTTAQVRPMVFPHLQSSSTPDSAVSNVASEPQPPPPEEEKPMDPPPPPPAEEVSEVAQPKEKDPPEYSDPTGTFQIAPASDWDNSKLPRKSALKGGGQPDSPPATHTPSVQFSHVDTIESPPYEEMIQVSEPKSSPKATPVAAPRPKLKGGFVKFTASDNKENLTDTPVAKQSFTNSHTDKGSKPDYNPADDSSSDDEEIRYRDDEEEDEEEETVSSLAAKVARQDSLARFLRNRPTRIELVEKNIIQEKSSTQKVEDRNAIGSKLIRRLSLRPTQEELEQRNILHTQSIDQAEKDKEEKKRYLIRKLSFRPSIEELKERKIIKFNDYVEWTDAHEYDRRADKPWTRLTPKDKAAIRKELNEFKSKEMAVHEESKHLTRFHRP from the exons ATGATGAGACTACGGAGGAAGAAGAAAG acaagAAAAAGAATGGCGAGATGAAGTCAGCCACACTGAGTACCACCACACAGCACACCCCTCCGCCGGAGAGGAAGAGCAAATTCTCTTCCATCGGCAAAATATTCAAACCCTGGAAATGGAAACGGAAGAAAAAGAGTGAAAAGATCGAAAGGGCAGCAAAAG aaatagaaagaaaaatatctaTCAGATCAACACGAGAAGAATTAATACGCAAAGGTGTGTTAAAAGATGTGGAAGCTGACCAGACGCCCAGGCTGGCAACGATTGAACAACAGCCAAATTCTGCGGAGAATTCCCAGAATGTTCAGGTGGAGGTGACGGTATCCGAATCCAACCATGTCAATTCACATG CCATCACAGCTGAAGTCAGTTCACCAGAAGTGTCAGCCTCAGAGTGTAATGGAACTGCCACAGTAGAAACTGTTACCATGGAGACCCCACCTGTCACTACGACAACCCAAGCAGAAATCACCCCTGCACCAG tGTTGACAACTGCCCAGGTCAGACCTATGGTATTCCCACACCTACAGAGCTCCAGTACCCCTGATTCTGCTGTGTCCAATGTAGCCTCTGAGCCACAACCCCCTCCCCCAGAGGAGGAGAAACCTATGGATCCACCCCCTCCACCTCCCGCGGAAGAAG TTTCAGAGGTGGCACAGCCAAAGGAAAAGGATCCCCCTGAATACAGTGATCCGACTGGAACATTCCAGATAGCACCGGCTTCTGATTGGGACAATTCTAAACTTCCTAGGAAGAGTGCATTAAAAGGGGGAGGTCAGCCCGATTCTCCCCCAGCGACCCATACTCCATCTGTTCAATTTTCACATGTAGATACCATTGAATCACCGCCCTATGAAGAGATGATACAGGTCAGCGAACCAAAGTCCTCACCCAAAGCCACCCCAGTCGCAGCACCCAGGCCAAAACTCAAAGGAGGTTTTGT AAAATTCACAGCCAGTGATAATAAAGAAAACCTAACAGACACACCAGTAGCCAAACAGTCTTTCACAAACAGTCACACAGACAAAGGCTCTAAGCCTGACTATAATCCTGCAGATGACTCCTCTTCAGATGATGAAGAGATTCGTTACCGTGACGATGAGGAGGAGGATGAGGAGGAAGAGACAGTGT CATCACTGGCAGCAAAGGTTGCTCGACAAGATAGTTTAGCACGGTTTCTTAGAAACAGACCAACTCGTATAGAACTGGTGGAGAAAAACATCATTCAGGAAAAGTCTTCTACGCAGAAGGTGGAAGATCGCAATGCCATTGGTAGCAAGCTAATCAG GCGACTGAGTCTACGACCCACACAGGAGGAATTAGAACAAAGAAACATTTTGCACA CTCAGAGTATTGACCAAGCTGAAAAGGACAAAGAGGAAAAGAAAAGATACCTCATAAGGAAG CTAAGCTTTAGACCCAGCATAGAGGAATTGAAGGAGAGGAAGATCATcaagttcaatgactatgtggAGTGGACTGACGCCCACGAATACGATCGACGGGCCGACAAGCCTTGGACTAGACTAACTCCAAAGGACAAA GCTGCCATAAGAAAAGAACTGAATGaatttaaaagtaaagaaatgGCTGTTCATGAGGAGAGCAAACACTTAACAAG ATTTCATCGCCCTTGA
- the LOC128167027 gene encoding phosphatase and actin regulator 4-like isoform X3: MATESANITGHKYTRQRSNSDPQAIVEALNSENGEKDKKKNGEMKSATLSTTTQHTPPPERKSKFSSIGKIFKPWKWKRKKKSEKIERAAKEIERKISIRSTREELIRKGVLKDVEADQTPRLATIEQQPNSAENSQNVQVEVTVSESNHVNSHVLTTAQVRPMVFPHLQSSSTPDSAVSNVASEPQPPPPEEEKPMDPPPPPPAEEVSEVAQPKEKDPPEYSDPTGTFQIAPASDWDNSKLPRKSALKGGGQPDSPPATHTPSVQFSHVDTIESPPYEEMIQVSEPKSSPKATPVAAPRPKLKGGFVKFTASDNKENLTDTPVAKQSFTNSHTDKGSKPDYNPADDSSSDDEEIRYRDDEEEDEEEETVSSLAAKVARQDSLARFLRNRPTRIELVEKNIIQEKSSTQKVEDRNAIGSKLIRRLSLRPTQEELEQRNILHTQSIDQAEKDKEEKKRYLIRKLSFRPSIEELKERKIIKFNDYVEWTDAHEYDRRADKPWTRLTPKDKAAIRKELNEFKSKEMAVHEESKHLTRFHRP, translated from the exons acaagAAAAAGAATGGCGAGATGAAGTCAGCCACACTGAGTACCACCACACAGCACACCCCTCCGCCGGAGAGGAAGAGCAAATTCTCTTCCATCGGCAAAATATTCAAACCCTGGAAATGGAAACGGAAGAAAAAGAGTGAAAAGATCGAAAGGGCAGCAAAAG aaatagaaagaaaaatatctaTCAGATCAACACGAGAAGAATTAATACGCAAAGGTGTGTTAAAAGATGTGGAAGCTGACCAGACGCCCAGGCTGGCAACGATTGAACAACAGCCAAATTCTGCGGAGAATTCCCAGAATGTTCAGGTGGAGGTGACGGTATCCGAATCCAACCATGTCAATTCACATG tGTTGACAACTGCCCAGGTCAGACCTATGGTATTCCCACACCTACAGAGCTCCAGTACCCCTGATTCTGCTGTGTCCAATGTAGCCTCTGAGCCACAACCCCCTCCCCCAGAGGAGGAGAAACCTATGGATCCACCCCCTCCACCTCCCGCGGAAGAAG TTTCAGAGGTGGCACAGCCAAAGGAAAAGGATCCCCCTGAATACAGTGATCCGACTGGAACATTCCAGATAGCACCGGCTTCTGATTGGGACAATTCTAAACTTCCTAGGAAGAGTGCATTAAAAGGGGGAGGTCAGCCCGATTCTCCCCCAGCGACCCATACTCCATCTGTTCAATTTTCACATGTAGATACCATTGAATCACCGCCCTATGAAGAGATGATACAGGTCAGCGAACCAAAGTCCTCACCCAAAGCCACCCCAGTCGCAGCACCCAGGCCAAAACTCAAAGGAGGTTTTGT AAAATTCACAGCCAGTGATAATAAAGAAAACCTAACAGACACACCAGTAGCCAAACAGTCTTTCACAAACAGTCACACAGACAAAGGCTCTAAGCCTGACTATAATCCTGCAGATGACTCCTCTTCAGATGATGAAGAGATTCGTTACCGTGACGATGAGGAGGAGGATGAGGAGGAAGAGACAGTGT CATCACTGGCAGCAAAGGTTGCTCGACAAGATAGTTTAGCACGGTTTCTTAGAAACAGACCAACTCGTATAGAACTGGTGGAGAAAAACATCATTCAGGAAAAGTCTTCTACGCAGAAGGTGGAAGATCGCAATGCCATTGGTAGCAAGCTAATCAG GCGACTGAGTCTACGACCCACACAGGAGGAATTAGAACAAAGAAACATTTTGCACA CTCAGAGTATTGACCAAGCTGAAAAGGACAAAGAGGAAAAGAAAAGATACCTCATAAGGAAG CTAAGCTTTAGACCCAGCATAGAGGAATTGAAGGAGAGGAAGATCATcaagttcaatgactatgtggAGTGGACTGACGCCCACGAATACGATCGACGGGCCGACAAGCCTTGGACTAGACTAACTCCAAAGGACAAA GCTGCCATAAGAAAAGAACTGAATGaatttaaaagtaaagaaatgGCTGTTCATGAGGAGAGCAAACACTTAACAAG ATTTCATCGCCCTTGA
- the LOC128167027 gene encoding phosphatase and actin regulator 1-like isoform X5 encodes MKSATLSTTTQHTPPPERKSKFSSIGKIFKPWKWKRKKKSEKIERAAKEIERKISIRSTREELIRKGVLKDVEADQTPRLATIEQQPNSAENSQNVQVEVTVSESNHVNSHAITAEVSSPEVSASECNGTATVETVTMETPPVTTTTQAEITPAPVLTTAQVRPMVFPHLQSSSTPDSAVSNVASEPQPPPPEEEKPMDPPPPPPAEEVSEVAQPKEKDPPEYSDPTGTFQIAPASDWDNSKLPRKSALKGGGQPDSPPATHTPSVQFSHVDTIESPPYEEMIQVSEPKSSPKATPVAAPRPKLKGGFVKFTASDNKENLTDTPVAKQSFTNSHTDKGSKPDYNPADDSSSDDEEIRYRDDEEEDEEEETVSSLAAKVARQDSLARFLRNRPTRIELVEKNIIQEKSSTQKVEDRNAIGSKLIRRLSLRPTQEELEQRNILHTQSIDQAEKDKEEKKRYLIRKLSFRPSIEELKERKIIKFNDYVEWTDAHEYDRRADKPWTRLTPKDKAAIRKELNEFKSKEMAVHEESKHLTRFHRP; translated from the exons ATGAAGTCAGCCACACTGAGTACCACCACACAGCACACCCCTCCGCCGGAGAGGAAGAGCAAATTCTCTTCCATCGGCAAAATATTCAAACCCTGGAAATGGAAACGGAAGAAAAAGAGTGAAAAGATCGAAAGGGCAGCAAAAG aaatagaaagaaaaatatctaTCAGATCAACACGAGAAGAATTAATACGCAAAGGTGTGTTAAAAGATGTGGAAGCTGACCAGACGCCCAGGCTGGCAACGATTGAACAACAGCCAAATTCTGCGGAGAATTCCCAGAATGTTCAGGTGGAGGTGACGGTATCCGAATCCAACCATGTCAATTCACATG CCATCACAGCTGAAGTCAGTTCACCAGAAGTGTCAGCCTCAGAGTGTAATGGAACTGCCACAGTAGAAACTGTTACCATGGAGACCCCACCTGTCACTACGACAACCCAAGCAGAAATCACCCCTGCACCAG tGTTGACAACTGCCCAGGTCAGACCTATGGTATTCCCACACCTACAGAGCTCCAGTACCCCTGATTCTGCTGTGTCCAATGTAGCCTCTGAGCCACAACCCCCTCCCCCAGAGGAGGAGAAACCTATGGATCCACCCCCTCCACCTCCCGCGGAAGAAG TTTCAGAGGTGGCACAGCCAAAGGAAAAGGATCCCCCTGAATACAGTGATCCGACTGGAACATTCCAGATAGCACCGGCTTCTGATTGGGACAATTCTAAACTTCCTAGGAAGAGTGCATTAAAAGGGGGAGGTCAGCCCGATTCTCCCCCAGCGACCCATACTCCATCTGTTCAATTTTCACATGTAGATACCATTGAATCACCGCCCTATGAAGAGATGATACAGGTCAGCGAACCAAAGTCCTCACCCAAAGCCACCCCAGTCGCAGCACCCAGGCCAAAACTCAAAGGAGGTTTTGT AAAATTCACAGCCAGTGATAATAAAGAAAACCTAACAGACACACCAGTAGCCAAACAGTCTTTCACAAACAGTCACACAGACAAAGGCTCTAAGCCTGACTATAATCCTGCAGATGACTCCTCTTCAGATGATGAAGAGATTCGTTACCGTGACGATGAGGAGGAGGATGAGGAGGAAGAGACAGTGT CATCACTGGCAGCAAAGGTTGCTCGACAAGATAGTTTAGCACGGTTTCTTAGAAACAGACCAACTCGTATAGAACTGGTGGAGAAAAACATCATTCAGGAAAAGTCTTCTACGCAGAAGGTGGAAGATCGCAATGCCATTGGTAGCAAGCTAATCAG GCGACTGAGTCTACGACCCACACAGGAGGAATTAGAACAAAGAAACATTTTGCACA CTCAGAGTATTGACCAAGCTGAAAAGGACAAAGAGGAAAAGAAAAGATACCTCATAAGGAAG CTAAGCTTTAGACCCAGCATAGAGGAATTGAAGGAGAGGAAGATCATcaagttcaatgactatgtggAGTGGACTGACGCCCACGAATACGATCGACGGGCCGACAAGCCTTGGACTAGACTAACTCCAAAGGACAAA GCTGCCATAAGAAAAGAACTGAATGaatttaaaagtaaagaaatgGCTGTTCATGAGGAGAGCAAACACTTAACAAG ATTTCATCGCCCTTGA